A single genomic interval of Cupriavidus sp. MP-37 harbors:
- a CDS encoding type IV pilin protein, protein MNLPAFPSPRRAATGFTLIEMMITVAIAAILAAIAYPSYNEHVRKSRRTDAKTALLDLAARQERLFSTQNVYGGTPAALGYAGAAFPVAIRSGGQAYYQLTVAAGNPATSYTATATPIGAQQGDDCGSYTINQLGLQGNTGMRAGVASAQCW, encoded by the coding sequence ATGAACCTGCCTGCCTTCCCATCGCCGCGGCGCGCTGCCACCGGCTTCACACTGATCGAGATGATGATCACGGTGGCGATCGCCGCGATCCTGGCCGCGATCGCCTATCCGTCCTACAACGAGCACGTGCGCAAGTCGCGCCGCACCGACGCCAAGACCGCCTTGCTCGATCTCGCCGCACGCCAGGAGCGGTTGTTCAGCACGCAGAACGTGTATGGCGGCACGCCGGCGGCGCTTGGCTACGCTGGCGCGGCCTTTCCCGTGGCGATCCGGTCGGGCGGCCAGGCCTATTACCAGCTGACGGTGGCAGCGGGCAATCCGGCGACCAGCTATACCGCGACGGCGACGCCGATTGGCGCGCAGCAAGGGGACGACTGCGGCAGCTACACCATCAACCAACTGGGATTGCAGGGCAACACCGGGATGCGCGCCGGCGTGGCGTCGGCGCAGTGCTGGTAG